CTAAAGCAGTAGAAATTTATACCGAATTAAAAAAATTTTTAAAAGAAAAAGGTGTAACTTTATTATTGCCTAATGAAATACAGGAAGCAACTTTTTCTATTGTTATAGGTGGAGATGGAACTTTGCTTAGAGCCTCTAAAGAAATTATAAAAAAAGATAATATTCCTGTTATTGCAATAAATGCTGGAAGCTTAGGATTTTTAACTGAAATAAAAGAAATTGAAGCAAGAAAAATATGTGAAAACTATTTAAACAAAGACTATGAAATATGTAAAAGAGGTTTATTGGAGTTAAAAATAAATAATGATATTTACAATGTTTTAAATGAAATAGTTATTTCAACAGGAAGATTGGATAAAAAATTAATGTCTGTAGATATTTTTACAGATAAAGGAAAAGTAAATACATATATAGGAGATGGAGTTATAATAGCTTCTCCAACAGGTTCTACAGCTTATTCTTTATCAGC
This sequence is a window from Fusobacterium perfoetens ATCC 29250. Protein-coding genes within it:
- a CDS encoding NAD(+)/NADH kinase; amino-acid sequence: MGEKCVIFYNSNKAKAVEIYTELKKFLKEKGVTLLLPNEIQEATFSIVIGGDGTLLRASKEIIKKDNIPVIAINAGSLGFLTEIKEIEARKICENYLNKDYEICKRGLLELKINNDIYNVLNEIVISTGRLDKKLMSVDIFTDKGKVNTYIGDGVIIASPTGSTAYSLSAGGPIVSYRLDAFIITPISPHNLSTRTIILASDEIIKAKVNYSDINNFLMIDGDFIKKLTMEDEIEIKYSNKKLNLVLPKDRNYYSVLKEKLKWGDNLF